From a single Opisthocomus hoazin isolate bOpiHoa1 chromosome 6, bOpiHoa1.hap1, whole genome shotgun sequence genomic region:
- the CFH gene encoding complement factor H isoform X3 yields the protein MMVAKCLPVQAPENGRIITTGAFELGQEYSFGQVVNFECSAKYRLVGSKEIICSSDGKWSSHLPRCQEIICDLPEILHGYVRSPKESYKESEQLQFACDEGYRYGERADAQCTASGWNPTPYCTEIVCSPPRIPNGNFRPQEDNYIVGDVITIECDPGYHFKTLTGKTTSECTKNGWVPDPGCVQKPCDYPAIENGKLSGTLEYYKNYYFPMRPGQHADYHCNTGYSTPTGQYWVRIACSERGWSPAPKCLKNCHVRRLENGYYSDNHENVYKEGEKVRYRCNDDYYAEHEDGEVTCTKDGLSPPPRCIRKKKCQNINFDDGYFTSRKKTFHLQEKVTYSCHTGFVTPEGQGTGVIQCQMDGWTPPPKCIKSCKAPHVDILNYHANKTMFVPEDTIEYACSEGYQTADNMPTGTTRCGINGEWSPAPQCLAIECEMPTLPSGDFYPKKGKYRNGDVVKFTCTNKYVRVGPASTQCYYFGWFPSLPVCKVNARRCGPPPEVTNGSIAGGSVKQYQHGDRKQYECNIEFKLVGSKEIECVDGQWSSSPSCIEDKMPCGSPSSIPNVVLHQEDQTQFLHGDEVICGCKPGSGNSKEMKVRCLNGEWKPLPLCADPSPQCVLPSNVELVHNGHLPKPRKETEFHGVIHYICSSADRSIKQATCVSGKWSPEIECTAEESTCPPPPQVPGAQQITVGRNYKNGSKIAFSCLKSFQLVGVNEITCTEGKWESPPHCVERPCLPPQPVECADVPSLENQNLKIKKEGKTVYLSGARFKYVSRSGYELKGPLEITCSMGNWTSAPTCSEMPCGSIPKVANTQIEGRNKDIYEPGETVRYQCDAGFLIVGPPEIICREGNWTAPPFCEDVSCGAAPEIPNAYITSTQQHRYLPGARVQYECENNFQMMGGNYVSCRNGEWSQAPTCRDVTCEPPPEIAGGKVQGVKKSRYLPGESARYQCWRGFTMSGASAVACQNGTWTELPKCKGKGGKCGPPPVIENGELLSFPMQEYAQGTTLEYKCPSLYVLEGSRYITCTDGQWTSPPVCLVACTASEEDMDINNIELKWIVGRKLYSRSGDFIEFRCKRGYLKDPASSPFRVQCMEGTLEYPRCKPGKDCSVREVIMANNNIKLQSSSWSSASPYRSGDYIFFECKWFYRQVSRPENFIAQCLDGVINYPTCAPLFG from the exons ATGATGG tggcaAAGTGTTTACCTGTACAAGCACCAGAAAATGGAAGAATAATTACGACTGGTGCATTTGAGCTAGGCCAAGAATATTCCTTTGGCCAGGTTGTAAATTTTGAATGTAGTGCAAAATACAGGCTTGTTGGATCTAAAGAAATAATTTGCTCCTCTGATGGAAAATGGAGTAGCCATTTGCCTCGGTGCCAAG AGATTATCTGTGACCTGCCAGAAATACTGCATGGATACGTACGTTCTCCAAAGGAGTCTTACAAGGAATCTGAACAACTACAGTTTGCCTGTGATGAAGGGTACAGATACGGTGAAAGAGCAGACGCGCAGTGTACTGCATCAGGATGGAATCCAACCCCCTATTGCACTG aAATTGTATGCTCTCCTCCAAGAATTCCCAACGGGAACTTTAGACCTCAAGAAGACAACTACATAGTAGGTGATGTAATCACAATAGAGTGTGATCCTGGATACCATTTTAAAACATTGACTGGCAAAACCACATCTGAATGCACCAAGAATGGCTGGGTGCCTGATCCAGGCTGCGTCC AGAAACCATGTGACTACCCAGCTATAGAAAATGGCAAGTTAAGTGGAACACTGGAGTACTACAAAAACTATTACTTTCCAATGAGGCCTGGGCAGCATGCGGATTACCACTGCAATACTGGTTATTCAACCCCGACTGGACAATACTGGGTTCGAATAGCCTGTTCGGAAAGGGGCTGGTCTCCAGCACCAAAATGCCTCA AAAACTGTCATGTCAGACGTCTGGAAAATGGTTACTACTCAGATAACCATGAGAATGTTTACAAAGAAGGTGAAAAAGTTAGATATCGCTGCAATGATGACTATTATGCTGAACATGAAGATGGGGAAGTCACGTGCACAAAGGATGGCTTGTCCCCTCCTCCAAGATGTATCCGCAAAA AAAAATGCCAGAATATCAATTTTGATGATGGTTATTTCACCTCGcgcaagaaaacatttcatttgcagGAGAAGGTCACCTACAGTTGTCATACTGGTTTTGTAACTCCAGAAGGCCAAGGAACAGGAGTGATACAGTGTCAAATGGATGGCTGGACTCCACCTCCAAAGTGCATCA AATCATGTAAAGCACCTCATGTGGACATTTTGAATTACCATGCAAATAAAACTATGTTTGTGCCTGAAGATACAATCGAGTATGCGTGTTCGGAGGGATATCAAACTGCAGATAATATGCCAACTGGTACCACAAGGTGTGGCATAAATGGTGAATGGAGTCCAGCGCCGCAGTGTCTTG caATAGAATGTGAAATGCCGACATTGCCCAGTGGAGATTTTTATCCGAAGAAGGGTAAATACCGCAATGGAGATGTTGTGAAATTTACCTGTACAAACAAGTACGTTAGAGTGGGACCTGCCTCTACTCAGTGCTATTACTTTGGATGGTTTCCATCACTGCCAGTATGCAAAG TGAACGCCAGACGCTGTGGACCTCCACCTGAGGTTACCAATGGAAGCATTGCTGGTGGCTCTGTGAAACAGTATCAGCACGGGGACAGAAAACAGTATGAATGCAACATTGAATTTAAATTGGTTGGATCAAAGGAAATAGAATGTGTTGACGGACAATGGTCATCTTCTCCCTCTTGCATTG AAGACAAAATGCCGTGTGGATCGCCTTCCTCTATTCCAAATGTTGTTCTTCATCAGGAAGACCAGACCCAGTTTTTGCATGGTGATGAAGTAATTTGTGGATGTAAACCAGGCTCTGGCAATTCTAAGGAAATGAAAGTTAGATGTCTTAATGGGGAATGGAAGCCTTTACCTCTTTGTGCCG atccaTCTCCTCAGTGTGTGCTTCCAAGCAATGTAGAGCTTGTGCACAATGGTCATCTTCCCAAGCCAAGAAAGGAGACTGAGTTCCATGGAGTTATACATTATATATGTAGCTCAGCTGACAGAAGTATTAAACAGGCAACTTGTGTGTCTGGCAAATGGTCACCAGAGATTGAGTGTACAG CTGAGGAGAGTACATGCCCACCTCCACCTCAGGTGCCTGGTGCTCAACAGATAACAGTTGGAAGAAATTACAAGAATGGGAGTAAAATAGCTTTTTCATGTCTGAAGAGTTTCCAGCTTGTTGGTGTGAATGAAATAACGTGTACAGAAGGGAAATGGGAGTCACCACCTCACTGTGTGG aaagacCATGTTTGCCACCACAGCCTGTAGAATGTGCTGATGTTCCCAGCCTGGAAAATcaaaacttaaaaattaaaaaagaagggaaaacagtTTATCTGTCTGGTGCTAGATTTAAGTATGTTTCTCGTTCCGGATATGAGTTAAAGGGACCATTGGAGATAACTTGTTCTATGGGAAACTGGACTTCAGCTCCTACATGTTCGG AAATGCCATGTGGAAGTATCCCAAAAGTTGCCAATACTCAAATTGAAGGCAGAAACAAGGATATTTATGAGCCCGGTGAAACAGTTCGCTACCAGTGTGATGCGGGGTTCCTGATTGTTGGTCCCCCTGAAATTATTTGCAGAGAAGGAAATTGGACGGCACCGCCCTTCTGTGAAG ATGTTAGCTGTGGAGCCGCACCTGAAATTCCCAACGCTTACATTACAAGCACTCAACAGCATAGGTATCTGCCCGGTGCCAGGGTGCAGTATGAATGTGAAAACAATTTTCAAATGATGGGTGGAAATTATGTGTCTTGTAGAAATGGAGAATGGTCACAAGCACCAACCTGCAGAG ATGTGACTTGTGAGCCTCCTCCAGAAATTGCTGGTGGTAAAGTTCAAGGTGTTAAAAAGTCGAGGTATTTGCCTGGGGAGAGTGCTCGCTATCAGTGCTGGCGAGGTTTTACGATGAGTGGGGCTTCCGCTGTAGCGTGTCAGAATGGGACCTGGACAGAGCTGCCAAAGTGCAAAg GGAAAGGTGGGAAATGTGGCCCGCCTCCAGTTATTGAAAATGGAGAACTTCTTTCCTTCCCCATGCAAGAATATGCACAAGGCACAACTCTGGAATACAAGTGCCCAAGTCTCTACGTCCTGGAAGGATCTCGGTATATCACCTGCACCGACGGGCAGTGGACAAGCCCCCCAGTTTGCCTAG TGGCCTGTACAGCATCTGAAGAAGACATGGACATAAACAATATCGAACTGAAATGGATCGTAGGAAGAAAGCTGTATTCCAGATCGGGTGACTTTATTGAATTTCGCTGTAAAAGAGGATATTTGAAAGACCCAGCATCTTCCCCCTTCAGAGTACAGTGTATGGAGGGGACGTTAGAATATCCACGGTGCAAGCCGGGAA AGGACTGTTCGGTACGTGAGGTGATCATGGCAAACAACAATATTAAACTACAGTCATCAAGCTGGTCGAGCGCTTCCCCCTATCGCTCTGGCGATTATATTTTCTTTGAATGCAAATGGTTTTACCGACAAGTTTCACGCCCGGAGAACTTTATTGCACAGTGCCTGGATGGAGTGATTAACTATCCTACATGTGCAC CACTGTTTGGATAA
- the CFH gene encoding complement factor H isoform X2 codes for MLFVGYTALLLCWMYCTAERACKEPPPRRVKEVPTERWDNPPYPHGTQVTYRCRPGYIKLGRIVFECAEGAWKQHLPVTECRNKPCGHPGDTEFGSFELTSGSEFVFGARVEYRCNDGYQMLSQRNYRECQADGWSNDIPHCEVAKCLPVQAPENGRIITTGAFELGQEYSFGQVVNFECSAKYRLVGSKEIICSSDGKWSSHLPRCQEIICDLPEILHGYVRSPKESYKESEQLQFACDEGYRYGERADAQCTASGWNPTPYCTEIVCSPPRIPNGNFRPQEDNYIVGDVITIECDPGYHFKTLTGKTTSECTKNGWVPDPGCVQKPCDYPAIENGKLSGTLEYYKNYYFPMRPGQHADYHCNTGYSTPTGQYWVRIACSERGWSPAPKCLKNCHVRRLENGYYSDNHENVYKEGEKVRYRCNDDYYAEHEDGEVTCTKDGLSPPPRCIRKKKCQNINFDDGYFTSRKKTFHLQEKVTYSCHTGFVTPEGQGTGVIQCQMDGWTPPPKCIKSCKAPHVDILNYHANKTMFVPEDTIEYACSEGYQTADNMPTGTTRCGINGEWSPAPQCLAIECEMPTLPSGDFYPKKGKYRNGDVVKFTCTNKYVRVGPASTQCYYFGWFPSLPVCKVNARRCGPPPEVTNGSIAGGSVKQYQHGDRKQYECNIEFKLVGSKEIECVDGQWSSSPSCIEDKMPCGSPSSIPNVVLHQEDQTQFLHGDEVICGCKPGSGNSKEMKVRCLNGEWKPLPLCADPSPQCVLPSNVELVHNGHLPKPRKETEFHGVIHYICSSADRSIKQATCVSGKWSPEIECTAEESTCPPPPQVPGAQQITVGRNYKNGSKIAFSCLKSFQLVGVNEITCTEGKWESPPHCVERPCLPPQPVECADVPSLENQNLKIKKEGKTVYLSGARFKYVSRSGYELKGPLEITCSMGNWTSAPTCSEMPCGSIPKVANTQIEGRNKDIYEPGETVRYQCDAGFLIVGPPEIICREGNWTAPPFCEDVSCGAAPEIPNAYITSTQQHRYLPGARVQYECENNFQMMGGNYVSCRNGEWSQAPTCRDVTCEPPPEIAGGKVQGVKKSRYLPGESARYQCWRGFTMSGASAVACQNGTWTELPKCKGKGGKCGPPPVIENGELLSFPMQEYAQGTTLEYKCPSLYVLEGSRYITCTDGQWTSPPVCLVACTASEEDMDINNIELKWIVGRKLYSRSGDFIEFRCKRGYLKDPASSPFRVQCMEGTLEYPRCKPGTLFG; via the exons ATAAGCCCTGTGGACATCCTGGAGATACTGAGTTTGGTTCCTTTGAACTTACTAGTGGAAGTGAATTTGTATTTGGTGCCAGAGTTGAGTACAGATGTAATGATGG ATACCAGATGCTCAGCCAAAGAAATTACCGTGAGTGTCAGGCAGATGGATGGAGCAATGACATCCCTCACTGTGAAG tggcaAAGTGTTTACCTGTACAAGCACCAGAAAATGGAAGAATAATTACGACTGGTGCATTTGAGCTAGGCCAAGAATATTCCTTTGGCCAGGTTGTAAATTTTGAATGTAGTGCAAAATACAGGCTTGTTGGATCTAAAGAAATAATTTGCTCCTCTGATGGAAAATGGAGTAGCCATTTGCCTCGGTGCCAAG AGATTATCTGTGACCTGCCAGAAATACTGCATGGATACGTACGTTCTCCAAAGGAGTCTTACAAGGAATCTGAACAACTACAGTTTGCCTGTGATGAAGGGTACAGATACGGTGAAAGAGCAGACGCGCAGTGTACTGCATCAGGATGGAATCCAACCCCCTATTGCACTG aAATTGTATGCTCTCCTCCAAGAATTCCCAACGGGAACTTTAGACCTCAAGAAGACAACTACATAGTAGGTGATGTAATCACAATAGAGTGTGATCCTGGATACCATTTTAAAACATTGACTGGCAAAACCACATCTGAATGCACCAAGAATGGCTGGGTGCCTGATCCAGGCTGCGTCC AGAAACCATGTGACTACCCAGCTATAGAAAATGGCAAGTTAAGTGGAACACTGGAGTACTACAAAAACTATTACTTTCCAATGAGGCCTGGGCAGCATGCGGATTACCACTGCAATACTGGTTATTCAACCCCGACTGGACAATACTGGGTTCGAATAGCCTGTTCGGAAAGGGGCTGGTCTCCAGCACCAAAATGCCTCA AAAACTGTCATGTCAGACGTCTGGAAAATGGTTACTACTCAGATAACCATGAGAATGTTTACAAAGAAGGTGAAAAAGTTAGATATCGCTGCAATGATGACTATTATGCTGAACATGAAGATGGGGAAGTCACGTGCACAAAGGATGGCTTGTCCCCTCCTCCAAGATGTATCCGCAAAA AAAAATGCCAGAATATCAATTTTGATGATGGTTATTTCACCTCGcgcaagaaaacatttcatttgcagGAGAAGGTCACCTACAGTTGTCATACTGGTTTTGTAACTCCAGAAGGCCAAGGAACAGGAGTGATACAGTGTCAAATGGATGGCTGGACTCCACCTCCAAAGTGCATCA AATCATGTAAAGCACCTCATGTGGACATTTTGAATTACCATGCAAATAAAACTATGTTTGTGCCTGAAGATACAATCGAGTATGCGTGTTCGGAGGGATATCAAACTGCAGATAATATGCCAACTGGTACCACAAGGTGTGGCATAAATGGTGAATGGAGTCCAGCGCCGCAGTGTCTTG caATAGAATGTGAAATGCCGACATTGCCCAGTGGAGATTTTTATCCGAAGAAGGGTAAATACCGCAATGGAGATGTTGTGAAATTTACCTGTACAAACAAGTACGTTAGAGTGGGACCTGCCTCTACTCAGTGCTATTACTTTGGATGGTTTCCATCACTGCCAGTATGCAAAG TGAACGCCAGACGCTGTGGACCTCCACCTGAGGTTACCAATGGAAGCATTGCTGGTGGCTCTGTGAAACAGTATCAGCACGGGGACAGAAAACAGTATGAATGCAACATTGAATTTAAATTGGTTGGATCAAAGGAAATAGAATGTGTTGACGGACAATGGTCATCTTCTCCCTCTTGCATTG AAGACAAAATGCCGTGTGGATCGCCTTCCTCTATTCCAAATGTTGTTCTTCATCAGGAAGACCAGACCCAGTTTTTGCATGGTGATGAAGTAATTTGTGGATGTAAACCAGGCTCTGGCAATTCTAAGGAAATGAAAGTTAGATGTCTTAATGGGGAATGGAAGCCTTTACCTCTTTGTGCCG atccaTCTCCTCAGTGTGTGCTTCCAAGCAATGTAGAGCTTGTGCACAATGGTCATCTTCCCAAGCCAAGAAAGGAGACTGAGTTCCATGGAGTTATACATTATATATGTAGCTCAGCTGACAGAAGTATTAAACAGGCAACTTGTGTGTCTGGCAAATGGTCACCAGAGATTGAGTGTACAG CTGAGGAGAGTACATGCCCACCTCCACCTCAGGTGCCTGGTGCTCAACAGATAACAGTTGGAAGAAATTACAAGAATGGGAGTAAAATAGCTTTTTCATGTCTGAAGAGTTTCCAGCTTGTTGGTGTGAATGAAATAACGTGTACAGAAGGGAAATGGGAGTCACCACCTCACTGTGTGG aaagacCATGTTTGCCACCACAGCCTGTAGAATGTGCTGATGTTCCCAGCCTGGAAAATcaaaacttaaaaattaaaaaagaagggaaaacagtTTATCTGTCTGGTGCTAGATTTAAGTATGTTTCTCGTTCCGGATATGAGTTAAAGGGACCATTGGAGATAACTTGTTCTATGGGAAACTGGACTTCAGCTCCTACATGTTCGG AAATGCCATGTGGAAGTATCCCAAAAGTTGCCAATACTCAAATTGAAGGCAGAAACAAGGATATTTATGAGCCCGGTGAAACAGTTCGCTACCAGTGTGATGCGGGGTTCCTGATTGTTGGTCCCCCTGAAATTATTTGCAGAGAAGGAAATTGGACGGCACCGCCCTTCTGTGAAG ATGTTAGCTGTGGAGCCGCACCTGAAATTCCCAACGCTTACATTACAAGCACTCAACAGCATAGGTATCTGCCCGGTGCCAGGGTGCAGTATGAATGTGAAAACAATTTTCAAATGATGGGTGGAAATTATGTGTCTTGTAGAAATGGAGAATGGTCACAAGCACCAACCTGCAGAG ATGTGACTTGTGAGCCTCCTCCAGAAATTGCTGGTGGTAAAGTTCAAGGTGTTAAAAAGTCGAGGTATTTGCCTGGGGAGAGTGCTCGCTATCAGTGCTGGCGAGGTTTTACGATGAGTGGGGCTTCCGCTGTAGCGTGTCAGAATGGGACCTGGACAGAGCTGCCAAAGTGCAAAg GGAAAGGTGGGAAATGTGGCCCGCCTCCAGTTATTGAAAATGGAGAACTTCTTTCCTTCCCCATGCAAGAATATGCACAAGGCACAACTCTGGAATACAAGTGCCCAAGTCTCTACGTCCTGGAAGGATCTCGGTATATCACCTGCACCGACGGGCAGTGGACAAGCCCCCCAGTTTGCCTAG TGGCCTGTACAGCATCTGAAGAAGACATGGACATAAACAATATCGAACTGAAATGGATCGTAGGAAGAAAGCTGTATTCCAGATCGGGTGACTTTATTGAATTTCGCTGTAAAAGAGGATATTTGAAAGACCCAGCATCTTCCCCCTTCAGAGTACAGTGTATGGAGGGGACGTTAGAATATCCACGGTGCAAGCCGGGAA CACTGTTTGGATAA
- the CFH gene encoding complement factor H isoform X1 → MLFVGYTALLLCWMYCTAERACKEPPPRRVKEVPTERWDNPPYPHGTQVTYRCRPGYIKLGRIVFECAEGAWKQHLPVTECRNKPCGHPGDTEFGSFELTSGSEFVFGARVEYRCNDGYQMLSQRNYRECQADGWSNDIPHCEVAKCLPVQAPENGRIITTGAFELGQEYSFGQVVNFECSAKYRLVGSKEIICSSDGKWSSHLPRCQEIICDLPEILHGYVRSPKESYKESEQLQFACDEGYRYGERADAQCTASGWNPTPYCTEIVCSPPRIPNGNFRPQEDNYIVGDVITIECDPGYHFKTLTGKTTSECTKNGWVPDPGCVQKPCDYPAIENGKLSGTLEYYKNYYFPMRPGQHADYHCNTGYSTPTGQYWVRIACSERGWSPAPKCLKNCHVRRLENGYYSDNHENVYKEGEKVRYRCNDDYYAEHEDGEVTCTKDGLSPPPRCIRKKKCQNINFDDGYFTSRKKTFHLQEKVTYSCHTGFVTPEGQGTGVIQCQMDGWTPPPKCIKSCKAPHVDILNYHANKTMFVPEDTIEYACSEGYQTADNMPTGTTRCGINGEWSPAPQCLAIECEMPTLPSGDFYPKKGKYRNGDVVKFTCTNKYVRVGPASTQCYYFGWFPSLPVCKVNARRCGPPPEVTNGSIAGGSVKQYQHGDRKQYECNIEFKLVGSKEIECVDGQWSSSPSCIEDKMPCGSPSSIPNVVLHQEDQTQFLHGDEVICGCKPGSGNSKEMKVRCLNGEWKPLPLCADPSPQCVLPSNVELVHNGHLPKPRKETEFHGVIHYICSSADRSIKQATCVSGKWSPEIECTAEESTCPPPPQVPGAQQITVGRNYKNGSKIAFSCLKSFQLVGVNEITCTEGKWESPPHCVERPCLPPQPVECADVPSLENQNLKIKKEGKTVYLSGARFKYVSRSGYELKGPLEITCSMGNWTSAPTCSEMPCGSIPKVANTQIEGRNKDIYEPGETVRYQCDAGFLIVGPPEIICREGNWTAPPFCEDVSCGAAPEIPNAYITSTQQHRYLPGARVQYECENNFQMMGGNYVSCRNGEWSQAPTCRDVTCEPPPEIAGGKVQGVKKSRYLPGESARYQCWRGFTMSGASAVACQNGTWTELPKCKGKGGKCGPPPVIENGELLSFPMQEYAQGTTLEYKCPSLYVLEGSRYITCTDGQWTSPPVCLVACTASEEDMDINNIELKWIVGRKLYSRSGDFIEFRCKRGYLKDPASSPFRVQCMEGTLEYPRCKPGKDCSVREVIMANNNIKLQSSSWSSASPYRSGDYIFFECKWFYRQVSRPENFIAQCLDGVINYPTCAPLFG, encoded by the exons ATAAGCCCTGTGGACATCCTGGAGATACTGAGTTTGGTTCCTTTGAACTTACTAGTGGAAGTGAATTTGTATTTGGTGCCAGAGTTGAGTACAGATGTAATGATGG ATACCAGATGCTCAGCCAAAGAAATTACCGTGAGTGTCAGGCAGATGGATGGAGCAATGACATCCCTCACTGTGAAG tggcaAAGTGTTTACCTGTACAAGCACCAGAAAATGGAAGAATAATTACGACTGGTGCATTTGAGCTAGGCCAAGAATATTCCTTTGGCCAGGTTGTAAATTTTGAATGTAGTGCAAAATACAGGCTTGTTGGATCTAAAGAAATAATTTGCTCCTCTGATGGAAAATGGAGTAGCCATTTGCCTCGGTGCCAAG AGATTATCTGTGACCTGCCAGAAATACTGCATGGATACGTACGTTCTCCAAAGGAGTCTTACAAGGAATCTGAACAACTACAGTTTGCCTGTGATGAAGGGTACAGATACGGTGAAAGAGCAGACGCGCAGTGTACTGCATCAGGATGGAATCCAACCCCCTATTGCACTG aAATTGTATGCTCTCCTCCAAGAATTCCCAACGGGAACTTTAGACCTCAAGAAGACAACTACATAGTAGGTGATGTAATCACAATAGAGTGTGATCCTGGATACCATTTTAAAACATTGACTGGCAAAACCACATCTGAATGCACCAAGAATGGCTGGGTGCCTGATCCAGGCTGCGTCC AGAAACCATGTGACTACCCAGCTATAGAAAATGGCAAGTTAAGTGGAACACTGGAGTACTACAAAAACTATTACTTTCCAATGAGGCCTGGGCAGCATGCGGATTACCACTGCAATACTGGTTATTCAACCCCGACTGGACAATACTGGGTTCGAATAGCCTGTTCGGAAAGGGGCTGGTCTCCAGCACCAAAATGCCTCA AAAACTGTCATGTCAGACGTCTGGAAAATGGTTACTACTCAGATAACCATGAGAATGTTTACAAAGAAGGTGAAAAAGTTAGATATCGCTGCAATGATGACTATTATGCTGAACATGAAGATGGGGAAGTCACGTGCACAAAGGATGGCTTGTCCCCTCCTCCAAGATGTATCCGCAAAA AAAAATGCCAGAATATCAATTTTGATGATGGTTATTTCACCTCGcgcaagaaaacatttcatttgcagGAGAAGGTCACCTACAGTTGTCATACTGGTTTTGTAACTCCAGAAGGCCAAGGAACAGGAGTGATACAGTGTCAAATGGATGGCTGGACTCCACCTCCAAAGTGCATCA AATCATGTAAAGCACCTCATGTGGACATTTTGAATTACCATGCAAATAAAACTATGTTTGTGCCTGAAGATACAATCGAGTATGCGTGTTCGGAGGGATATCAAACTGCAGATAATATGCCAACTGGTACCACAAGGTGTGGCATAAATGGTGAATGGAGTCCAGCGCCGCAGTGTCTTG caATAGAATGTGAAATGCCGACATTGCCCAGTGGAGATTTTTATCCGAAGAAGGGTAAATACCGCAATGGAGATGTTGTGAAATTTACCTGTACAAACAAGTACGTTAGAGTGGGACCTGCCTCTACTCAGTGCTATTACTTTGGATGGTTTCCATCACTGCCAGTATGCAAAG TGAACGCCAGACGCTGTGGACCTCCACCTGAGGTTACCAATGGAAGCATTGCTGGTGGCTCTGTGAAACAGTATCAGCACGGGGACAGAAAACAGTATGAATGCAACATTGAATTTAAATTGGTTGGATCAAAGGAAATAGAATGTGTTGACGGACAATGGTCATCTTCTCCCTCTTGCATTG AAGACAAAATGCCGTGTGGATCGCCTTCCTCTATTCCAAATGTTGTTCTTCATCAGGAAGACCAGACCCAGTTTTTGCATGGTGATGAAGTAATTTGTGGATGTAAACCAGGCTCTGGCAATTCTAAGGAAATGAAAGTTAGATGTCTTAATGGGGAATGGAAGCCTTTACCTCTTTGTGCCG atccaTCTCCTCAGTGTGTGCTTCCAAGCAATGTAGAGCTTGTGCACAATGGTCATCTTCCCAAGCCAAGAAAGGAGACTGAGTTCCATGGAGTTATACATTATATATGTAGCTCAGCTGACAGAAGTATTAAACAGGCAACTTGTGTGTCTGGCAAATGGTCACCAGAGATTGAGTGTACAG CTGAGGAGAGTACATGCCCACCTCCACCTCAGGTGCCTGGTGCTCAACAGATAACAGTTGGAAGAAATTACAAGAATGGGAGTAAAATAGCTTTTTCATGTCTGAAGAGTTTCCAGCTTGTTGGTGTGAATGAAATAACGTGTACAGAAGGGAAATGGGAGTCACCACCTCACTGTGTGG aaagacCATGTTTGCCACCACAGCCTGTAGAATGTGCTGATGTTCCCAGCCTGGAAAATcaaaacttaaaaattaaaaaagaagggaaaacagtTTATCTGTCTGGTGCTAGATTTAAGTATGTTTCTCGTTCCGGATATGAGTTAAAGGGACCATTGGAGATAACTTGTTCTATGGGAAACTGGACTTCAGCTCCTACATGTTCGG AAATGCCATGTGGAAGTATCCCAAAAGTTGCCAATACTCAAATTGAAGGCAGAAACAAGGATATTTATGAGCCCGGTGAAACAGTTCGCTACCAGTGTGATGCGGGGTTCCTGATTGTTGGTCCCCCTGAAATTATTTGCAGAGAAGGAAATTGGACGGCACCGCCCTTCTGTGAAG ATGTTAGCTGTGGAGCCGCACCTGAAATTCCCAACGCTTACATTACAAGCACTCAACAGCATAGGTATCTGCCCGGTGCCAGGGTGCAGTATGAATGTGAAAACAATTTTCAAATGATGGGTGGAAATTATGTGTCTTGTAGAAATGGAGAATGGTCACAAGCACCAACCTGCAGAG ATGTGACTTGTGAGCCTCCTCCAGAAATTGCTGGTGGTAAAGTTCAAGGTGTTAAAAAGTCGAGGTATTTGCCTGGGGAGAGTGCTCGCTATCAGTGCTGGCGAGGTTTTACGATGAGTGGGGCTTCCGCTGTAGCGTGTCAGAATGGGACCTGGACAGAGCTGCCAAAGTGCAAAg GGAAAGGTGGGAAATGTGGCCCGCCTCCAGTTATTGAAAATGGAGAACTTCTTTCCTTCCCCATGCAAGAATATGCACAAGGCACAACTCTGGAATACAAGTGCCCAAGTCTCTACGTCCTGGAAGGATCTCGGTATATCACCTGCACCGACGGGCAGTGGACAAGCCCCCCAGTTTGCCTAG TGGCCTGTACAGCATCTGAAGAAGACATGGACATAAACAATATCGAACTGAAATGGATCGTAGGAAGAAAGCTGTATTCCAGATCGGGTGACTTTATTGAATTTCGCTGTAAAAGAGGATATTTGAAAGACCCAGCATCTTCCCCCTTCAGAGTACAGTGTATGGAGGGGACGTTAGAATATCCACGGTGCAAGCCGGGAA AGGACTGTTCGGTACGTGAGGTGATCATGGCAAACAACAATATTAAACTACAGTCATCAAGCTGGTCGAGCGCTTCCCCCTATCGCTCTGGCGATTATATTTTCTTTGAATGCAAATGGTTTTACCGACAAGTTTCACGCCCGGAGAACTTTATTGCACAGTGCCTGGATGGAGTGATTAACTATCCTACATGTGCAC CACTGTTTGGATAA